The nucleotide sequence GTATACCTATGCCGGTGATCAGCTGACCAAAATCAGTGATGGAAAGCGATCCATAATGTTCAGTTATGATGCAGAAGGTCATATAACAGAGGCATCTCTGCCTGAAGGTATTGTTCTTTCTTATGAATATAATGATGACCTGCTTACCGGGTTTACAGACGGACGAGGCAACCGGACAGCATATCAATATGACGACAATAAGCAGTTGATAGAAATCGTCACCCCGTTAGGGCATTCTTCGGTGCAGATGAGCTATGACGAAAGTTACCGGGTAACCAGCCAGACAGTCGGGGAAGATGAGCTGTATTCCTTTGTGTATGAAGGCGAGGATGTCGCCGAGGCAACCACCATCACGGACAGCTACGGCAATGCCACCGTTCAGAAGCACGATGAGGACGGGCGACAGACCGAAGTAATTCACCCTGACGGCAGTACAGAGAAGTTTGAACACGATGAGAACAGCAACCGTAGCTATTACCAAGATCCCGCAGGGGGAGAGTACCGCTATAGCTATGATGATAAGGGGAATATGCTTACCCTTTCTGGACCTCTTGGACTGTATAAGGAATGGGATTATAACGAAAAAAGTCTCGTAGAATCAAAGACAGAAAAGATTGATGAAAGCAAGAGCCGTACCTTTAACTACGAGTATGATGAGAACGGTAACCTTGTACAATTCTGTCTTCCGCTCGGAGACTGCGGAAATATTACATACAATTCAAACGGACTTCCTGAGAAGCTTACCGACCTGAGAGGAAACAGCACCGTCAACAGCTATGACAGTGAGGGCGACCTTATCACTGTAACCGATCCCGAAGGAGCAATTACCGCATTTGAGCATGACGGATTAGGCCGGATCACAGGTAAAACAAAGCCTCTCGGAAATTCTTACAGCTACACCTACGATGAAAATTCAAACCTCACAGCCGTAGACGGGCCGTTAGGTTTTCATATCGGTTATGAATATGATGTAAATAATAATCTCAGCAAGTCCGTTGATCCCAACGGCGGAGAGATCAAATATAGTTATACCCAGTCAGAAAGCATTAAAACCGTCACCAATCAGTTAGGCTTTGTCACTGCTTTTTCATACGGACTTATGAACGAGCGGACAGGGGTAACCGACCCCGAGGGCAGGGTTTGGACGTATACATATAACGATATGTTGAGGGTGACCGATGTAAACGGCCCACTCGGATACCACCAAGGCTTTGCATACAATGCCCTTGGACTGGTCACTGATTCCACAGATCCAGAAGGGAAAGTAAAGCATATTGAATATGATCCCTTGGGAAGACCGCTTGAAGTAACCCAAAATTATGTTGCTGGGGGTGCTGAGGACTCGGATACCAATGTAAGCACTTCTTTTAGTTACGACCTGTTGGGCAACAGGCTTTCAGTTACTGACCCTGAAGGGTATGCGTTCAAGGCTGAATATGATCTGCAAGGCAGACTTGTAAAAAGGCAGGATGCAGAAAGCTTTGAGTGGGAATATTCTTATGATCCAATGGGCAAACTTCTTGCCGAGCTGAACCCCAGAGGATACAGCACTGCCTACAGCTACACCCCTACAGGTCGGCTCCAGTCTATAGCCAATCCTGAACAGCACACCCAGACTTTTGCCTATAATGCCAACGGCTCTTTGCTTGAAATTAAAGACCCTAAGGGCATTCAGACCGCCTACAGCTACAACGAGCTTGACCGCAGAGTTTCCAAAATCAGAAATTACAAACCTGCTGTTAATCCTGATAATGAAACCAATGTAACCACCAAGTTTGAATATGATGTAGCGGGTAACCTGCGATTTGTAACCAACCCGCTCAATCATAAAGGCGAAATCAAATATGATTCCGCCCACCGTAAAACCGAGATAGTTGATTTTGAGGGCGGTAACACCACCCTTGAATATGACAAGGTAAATAACCTTGTCAGGGTCACAGATGCTGAGGGTAATTCCACAGCCTACAGTGTTGATGAACTGGACCGGCTCGTTTCCGTCACCAATGCTGAAAATGAGACCGTGGGTTATACCTATGACCTCGTAGGCAACCGTACCCAGCTTATACAACCTGATGACACCGTTACTCTGTTTGAGTTTGACGGGGTATACAGGCTTAATAGAGTTCACGAGAATTATCGCCCTGACCAGGAAGCGGGGAATGATGTAAATGCCCTTACAGCTTACAGCTATGACCGCAGGGGACTGCTCACAGGCATAGTGAATGCCAACGGAGCCGAGACCCTGTTTGCTCATAACGGTGTAGGCAAGATGATTCAAGAGACCGATCCGCTCGGGATGGTCTGGCAGTATGAATATGACGGCAACCGTAACCGCACATCTCGCAAAGATGCCAAAGGGGATCTGACTGAGTACGGATTTTTCCCTGATGATATGTTGCAAAGCATATCATACTCAGACGGCAGCTCTGTTGCATATCAGTACGATCCGAACAATAACCGCACCAGTATGACCGATAAACTTGGTCATACCTCTTGGAGCTTTGATGCCCTGAACAGGGCAACCGAGCAGAACGATCCTTTTGACAGGGTTCTTGCCTACTCATACGATGCAGATTCAAACAGGGTAGGTATGACCTATCCTGACGGCAACCAGGTCGCCTATGCGTACAGCCCTAACAGTTGGCTGAAAACAATGACTGACCCCGCAGGGCAGGAGATAAATTATTCTCGGGATCTGGTCGGCAATCTCACCCATATAGTTAACCCCAATCAGACTGAAACCGAAATTGCCTACGATAAGGTCTATCGTACCCTGAAACGGGTTAACTGACAGACCACCCAGGGCGGAAAGGTCAACAGCGGGTTTGAATATACCTATAATGATCTAGGGCATATTACAAAAGCGGTCAAAGAATACGGCTGGCGCAAACCGTCCACCGTTACTGAGACCTATGAGTACGACGGTCTGCATAGGCTTTCTTATATGAATATGTCCCCGCTCAAGAATAACGGCGGGACGATGGAAACCGCCTACAGTTATGATCCTGTGGGCAATCGTTTGAGCTGGGAAACTAACGACGACCTGCAAACAAACACCCCCTTTGATGCATTTTACCGAACCTATGAGTACAACCAAGCCAACCAAATGTTGGCTATGGAAAATGTCGCTGAAAAGAAGAATGACGACTATGCATACGAGTACAGCTTTGACCAGAACGGCAATAGGATAAACAGGCAGTTAATAGACCGAAACGGTCCCCAGTACGGAGTTGATTACAGCTATGACCCGGAAAACCGCCTTGTCCTGGCTCAGGATTACCAGATAGTAGGAGGGGGCAAGAAGAAAGAAGAACCCCACAGGATTGACCGAGCTTTCACCACTCTGGAGTATGACGGCGGCGGTCGGCGACTGGTGCAGCATTACGACCCCAAGCAGGGAGGCAATGGGGTTGATAAGCGGGATGAGTATGTGTTTGACGGGCTTGATCCGGTGGCTGAATACAATATGCTCAATGGTCAGAGAACCGATTATTACCGTGGAGCTGGTGGACACCTTGCCCTGATGCACCAGTTCAAGGGCGGTACTCAAGGGCAGATGTACTGGTACCATTACAACAACAAGGGCGATGTTGCGGGGCTGACCAAGCATAACGGGAATTCACACCATAATTATAGATATGATCCATACGGGGCGGTTTTGCCTGAGAACGGTAATTTCACTGATCCGCATAACCATTATACCCTTACCGGTAAGGAGTTTGATGAGAATACCGGGCTGGTTTGGTTTGGGTCTCGGCATTATGAGCCTGAGACTGGGGTTTGGATGGGGCAGGATGTGTATCGTGGTGGGCTGAATAGTCCTATGAGTTTGCATAGGTATGGGTATGTGGTTAATAATCCTTTAACCTACTATGATTATTATGGGTATTATTGGGGGGAGAGCGTAGTTAATGGGGTTGTGGATGGTACAAAATCTGTAGCTGGAGCTGTAGGAAGTGGTATTGCATCTGGATATAATTCTACTAAAAAAGGTGTAATCGCTACTGCAAAAGCTGTAGATAAGTATGTAGTAGACCCTACGGCTGATTTTATAGGTAACTATGTGATAGAACCGACTGTAGAATATTTAGATAGAGCAACATCTGAAGAAAATTTAGTAGAAATGCCTGGGGTTCAACAGGGAGTAGCCACTCTTTTTTATGTAAATGCCTTATATTCTAACGTAAAAGAAACTCCTACCGATTTGATATTTGATGCAAATGACAATATGTCGGTCAATATTGAATCAAGTAGTCAGTACAAAAAAATGATAGCCGCTGAGGTTTCTATTGCAGAGCAAAAAGGAAAAAAATGTATTGATAAAACGTATTATGAGGAAGAATCTATAAATCTTAGAGGAGCAAATTTTTTAAACCAATACGCTATAGGAGGAACGAATCGCACTACTATTAAAGGTGAAAAAATGGATAGTGGAGAATGGTCTATTGAGACAACAATAATTGATAAATATGATTTTCAAAAGAAAAGTCGAGAAAAGGAAGGCCTTGCTAAGACATTCATTAATAATTTTTTTGGATATTATCCTCAAGAATTTGGAATACTTGAAACGTATACAAATGAGTTTAATATAAAAAGTACAGTTTCGGCAGAAAATTAGATCAAATAGGTCAGGCTGAAAGCCGTGTAGGTCCGCTTGAGTGCAACGAAAGCAGACGGTTCTTTACTCGGATTGTCTGATTTCGTTGTACTCAATCAATACCTACGTGCCTGCGCAATGACGATAATGCACGGGCCAGGGTGATTATTCGGAATTCGGTAGGGGCGGATCCCCGTGTCCGCCCTGTTCACCCGCCATCCCGGTATGTTCCAACAGGGCAGGCACAGGGGCCTGCCCCTACGAAACCACGGTGTACCCAATAATTCACCATGTCATACAACCCCGACATCCACCACCGCCGTTCCATCCGTTTGTGCAATTACGATTATTCGCAGGCCGGGGCCTATTTCGTCACCATCTGCGTGCAGCACCGGGAATGTCTGTTCGGGGAAATAACCAATCGGGCCATGCGGTTGAATGATGCGGGAAACATTGCGGCACAATGTTGAGGGATCAACAGGGTGGGTCTTTCTTTTAAGAAAAAAGGGGCGTTATAAAAGGATATGTAAAGCGATAAACAGAGCTTGGGAGATTATAACTCCAATTCTTTCATAATATTTTTCAGTTCATCCGTGCTGATATCATTCTTTGAAGATTTTGCATAAATCGTATGCAGTATTATTTCATTATCTTCCGAGTCATCGTGTACGGAATAAATCAGCCTGAAACCGCCTCGTTTCCCCTTTTTCTGGTCAGAAGAGGCAACCCGTGTTTTGTAAAGGATATTATCACAACCAGAGATAGAATCTCCTATCAATTCACCTGATGCCAGCCTGTTTAATATCGGCAGCAAATCTTTTTTAATCTGACGGTATTTTTTTGAGAGCCTTTTGATATTTTTTCCAAAAATTTCTGTTGTTTTAACGGTATAACTTTTCATTTCCGCCTACAGTTCAGCAAGGACATCACTGGCAAGGCGAAGCTCTTTGTTTCCCTTCCGATATTCAACCATTTCTTGAAGAGATTTTTTTAAATTTCCTTTTATATCAACTGATTTTTCCTGCTCAGTTTCTGGAACTTCCAGCCTTTCTAAAACATACTTTTTCAGAGACATACCGGAAAGCAAAGCTTTTGCTTTAATAGCTTTATGCTGTTTTGCTGGTATTTCAATCACAAGCCTTTTCATTTCTGGCATAGCTAGCTCCATTTTTTTTGGTTAATAATAGCTTATTTAACTATAATCAATGAGCTGGGTCTTGTCCATACCTGTTTTCCTTCCGATACATGCCGAGCAACAGCCCGGAGCTGACCGCAAACAAAAAATTAATAGGGTCAGCCCGGATTGTCTGATTTCGCTGTACTCAATCAAGACCTTGTATTATGAAATTGAGATGAGTTACCATGGTTCATCTCAATAAAAGGAGAATCGGACGCCGTATCAGACCTGGAATCGAAAAGATCGCAACGTAGATCCCGCGCCGATTTCTCCTACTTTCTCCTGCGGGAGCTCGAACAGTATCAATGGCCCGGCCCGGAGTCGGCAGCCCGTATTTACAAGGTTAAGCATGCAGGGAGTTTTGTAATGCATCATGAATACATACTCGGTATTGATGTCGCGAAAGCGAAACTGGATATCGCCCTCCGTCGTCCAGACGGAAAATTCAGAAGTAAAGTTGTACCCAACACGCCGGACGGTTTTAAAACCCTGTCCGAATGGTTACGAAAACAAGGCGCGGATAGTGTCCATGCCTGCATGGAAGCTACCGGAATTTACCACGAATCCGTTGCGGAATTCCTCGCAGATACCGGTCACACTGTGAGCGTTGTTAATCCGGCGCGGATTAAAGCCTTCGGCGCCGCGTCCATGAGCCGGACGAAAACCGATAAAAAAGATGCCCGGTTGATCGCACAGTTCTGCGCGGAAAAACGTCCGTCCGTATGGGAGCCTCCCTCTGAGACGCTCCGGGAACTCCGTGCTCTCGTCGCCCGCCGCGACGCTCTTGAAGCCATGAAAACACAGGAGAACAACCGAAAGCATGTCGCCCGCCCGGCGGTTCTCGAAGGCATCGAAAAGCACCTCGAATATCTCGCGAATGAAATCGAGCATATCGATTCGGAAATAAAACGAAAAATCGACGATGATCCCGATCTGAAAAAGCAACGGAAGCTCCTCGACGGTATTCCCGGCCTCGGTACAAAAACAATACCGGTCCTGCTTTCATTTTTCGGCGGCGTACTCCGTTTCGACAATGCCCGACAGGCGGCAGCCTACGCCGGACTTGACCCGAAACAGCATCAGTCCGGCACAAGTGTCCGCCTGAAACCACGACTTTCAAAGATGGGCCATGTCCTGCTGCGTAAGTCTCTTTATATGCCCGCAATGGTCGCCGTCACCAGAACCGATTGGGGACGTGCGTTCAAAGCCAGGCTCTCCGCAAACGGAAAGGCGCCGAAAGTCATTATCTGCGCCATGATGCGTAAGCTCGTGCATGTCGCCTTCGGCGTTCTGCGGTCGGGCGAACCGTTTAATGCCGCGTTGCATAACGCAGCCTGATACGCATAAACTAAACATACAACATATTGTTTTTCCATAGTCAGCTCTTTTGTCCGAGCCCCGCCGGAGGCGTTCCTCCGCGTCGCCGTTTTCAGGTTCAGCGCAGGAACGAAAAGCTGTCAGGGCTGCGAGCCCGAGCGAGCACCCGAAGGGCTCGGCCTTGACGGCTTCGAGGCCCGTGCTACACGAAAAAAGCCTTGACGGGGATAACAGTATCTACATGCCTGCGCAATAACGATAATGCACGGGCCGGGGTGATTATTCCGGTAGGGACACGGCATGCCGTGCCCTTACAACGCCCCCCCATACCACATCGCATCAACCATGAAATACAACCCCGACATCCATCATCGTCGTTCCATCCGCCTGCGCAATTACGACTATGCACAGGCCGTAGGGACACGGCATGCCGTGCCCTTACAACGCCCCTACCTATCCAACCCCGTTCATGCTATCAACCATGAAATACAACCCGGATATCCAGCACCGTCGTTCCATCCGCCTGCGCGGTTACGATTATTCACAGGCCGGGGCCTATTTCGTCACGATCTGCGTGCATCATCGGGAATGTCTGTTCGGGGAAATCACCAACCGGATCATGCGATTGAATGATGCGGGAAAAATCGCGGCACAATGCTGGCAGGATATCCCGGTGCATTTTTCCCATGCCGCCTTGGATGAATGGACGGTTATGCCCAATCATGTCCATGGAATTATCGTGATGGCCGATACCGCCGGTCGGCACACGGCATGTAGGGGCACGGCATGCCGTGCCCCTACACATCGTGCCCCGACGAAAGAACAATTCGGCAAACCGGTTTCCGGTTCCTTTCCCACCGTTGCCCGATCATTCAAATCTGCCGTCACCAAATACATCAACATTCTGCGCAACACGCCCGGTAACAAATTATGGCAACCCAATTACTGGGAACACATCATCCGCAACGAAACCGAATTGCACCGCATCCGCGAATACATCCATAATAACCCGGCCCGTTGGCGGGAAGACGCCCTGCATCCCGATCAGCCGCCGTTCCCCGGTGAAACCCGTGAACCCTCCCCGCCCTACGGCCATGAGGCGTGGATGTTGTAGGGACACGGCATGCCGTGTCCCTACCGGATTACCCATTGCCGTTCCATCCATCTGCACAATTATGGTTATTCACAGGCCGGGGACTGTTCACTGTTGATTCTTATGTTGACAGAAATTTTAAAAAGTATACAATATATACGACGTATACTTTTTAATTTTATGGAGCTAACTACTATGGCTACTGTTCCGTTTTCTCTAAGGATTGATCCAAGCACCAAGGCACTGCTTGAACAGGAAGCGAAAAGAGGTGACCGAACACCTTCCTACCTTGCCAACAAAGCAATCAAGAATTTCCTGCAGGCTAGAACAGCGAAAAGAAAGGCTATTAACGAGGCAATCAAGAAGGCTGATAAGGGAGCATTCGTTTCTGAAGAGGCGGTCGATGCTTGGGTTGATTCATGGGGAACTGAAAATGAACTTCCTGTACCTGAACCGGATATATTCCCTGATACCTAATAAATTATGCAGGTAAAATTTTTAGCAAGCTCGTTAAATGATTTAAAATGGTTCAGGTATTACTATGAGAGTGTTTTTCCTCAAGGACTGGAAAAAGCGCAAAAACAATTTCATAGCACAAAAGGTTTAATAAAAGAGAGTCCATACATCGGGCACGTTATCCAAGATAATAATATCTTGGAGTTTTCTATACCAAACATACCGTTTTCTTTTATCTACCGAATTAAAGGCGAAGTAATTGAAATTTTAAGGGTGTGGGACGAAAGGCAGGATAGAGCAAGGTTGAGTTGAGAGGGAAAATAGCAAATCAATAGCCGTGTAGGTCCGCTAGAGTGCAACAAAAGCAGGCGGTTCTTTGCCCGGATTGTCTGATTTCGTTGTACTCAATCAAGACCTACATGCCTGCGTAATGACGATAATGCACGGGCCGGGGTGATTATTCGGTAGGGGCACGGCGCGCCGTGCCCCTACAACCCGGACATCGTAGGGGCGGTTCGCGAACCGCCCTTACACCACCCCCTTTTCTTATTTGCTCCCTCCAGTCACCATCCACATACAGAGCTGGTACGTTACTTGACAAATGTAACCTGCGGGGTTACGATATATCGCATGATCAAGTCATTCAAACATAAGGGACTGGAAAAATTTTTCTATTCTGGAAAGAAGAAAGGAATTCGCCCGGAACAAGCAATCTCAAGATTGCCAGGATTCTAGATCGATTAAACGCTGCTGAAAATATTAAAGATATGAATTATCCCGGTTCATTTCTTCATCAGTTGAGCGGTACGTTGAAAGGGCAATACTCGGTTCGTGTTTCAGGGAATTGGCGTATATTTTTTGAATTTAGAGATGGTGACGCATATATCTCCCCATTCGCTCATTTGAAATAGAGTATTTTTAATTTTCAAGACCATAATAAACAAATGTATCCAACTCTAGCCTTTGTATTATTTCTATTTGTAAATTCGACAATGGTTTTAGTGAGCGAACAACAACATTCCTTGCTTGATCAAAAATAATGGTGAGATTAATTCTTGAAAAAGCCTTCAGAATCCTCTCTGCGGACGGTTTATCAGTAATTTTTTTTCGGTTCTCAGGATGCATACCAGACAGCCCGGTTTTTTCTTCCTTCAATGAACGCCGAACAACAAACTCTATCAACGTCATAACCCTGACACACAAGGTCAACAAGTAGGTCATACCTTGAATTTGATCGTCTTTTCGAACAAATAACGGAGCGATATTGAGTCGACTTTTTAGTCTTCCGAAAATGCATTCAACCCGATATTCATTTCGGTATGACAGTACAGCATCGTGCAATGACAGTTTATCCGCAGCGAGCTCAGTCACAAATGCTTTCCAGCCAAACCGAGTGCTTTGCTCTGCAATGGCCTCTTGGTTCTTTTCAATAGAGGTGATTTGATAACGGACTGTTTCGACAGTGACTTTTTCTCTATTGGCTGCCCCCTGCCTCTGCCAACATATTTTGTTTTCTGCTCGATCTGTTTTTCGTATTGAATGTTCAGTAACCCATCAACCCTTTGAGCTTCTGTTATTTTAGTGACAGCCGCAAGCAGTTCTGCTTCATCGCTTATCTGACGCCTGCCTCGCCCTCGCGGAGGAGTCAATGCTTCAATTTTTTCTTGGGCTTTTACCAGTCGAGCCTCAAGTCCCGCAGTTTGTTGCCTGGCATGGGCAGGGGAATGGACAACCAAAACACGTTCATCCCATTCCATTTTTTCGACGTCTTTTTCAAAAACCTGAGTACGATTAAACTCATAGCCTTTAGCTGCAAAAATCAATTCGCCCTTATAATTTTCTCTGAAAACAGAGACCAAATCATCTTCTTGATCTTTGGCAATACCTGTATTAATCCAATCAGTTATTTCATGAGAAGTTTTACCGGTCAACGGCAAGGGGCACAAATAGTGCTGCCTGGAAGAGACCAAGTAAGCCCGAGTCTCCAATGCACTCATTTTGCAATCACCTGAGAACAATAATCCGGATTTTTCAAGGCTCTCATTGACCCGGGCTATCAAGGGAATATAGAGACCGTCGTCTGCCTTTTCACCGGAAACAACATCAGAAGCCAATGGCATTCCCAGAGGATCCAGAGCAGCACTCATCAATTTTATTTGTGGTAACTTGGCATTGTCTTTGCTGTGACCGAATTGTACCAATCCATCTTCCGTGATTTCTTGATCTGCAGAAACTGTAGTTGCATCACATCGGATTGTTTCCGGCTCCAGATTATATACCTCTATCGTCTGTTGATTGAGATCCGCTTCTATCTTTGACCAGCATGTGTTATTGCTTAAATGTCTGAGAAGATGGGCCAAACGGTCATCACTGAAATCTAGTGGCACTACCGGCTGATCCGCCAAAAAGCTCAATGTGTGTTGCATTTCCTGGACATACTCACTCATCGAGACTTTGCGATGATCCCCTTCAGTTATGATATGGGCCATCCATATGACGGTGGTCCATCCCCAGCTGAGTTGTCTCTGATTTCCATGTTGAGGAATATGCCTGTCGATGATTTCCCGAAGGCCCATCCTGATCATTTGTGCTATAAGCAGAGGGATATCATCCACTCGCTCTGTGATGATTTGAAGTTTGTCTTTGTCGAAAACGCCTTGCTCTTCTGATGTCAAATTCGCTATCATTTCAGTGTCATTTATGATTATAGAAAAAGGAGTTTCAACTCAATCTCATACCAAAATAGGGTCTGTTTGAAATTTTACAAGCCCGATTCAGAATTAATTTTTCCAAATTTAAAATGAGCGAATGGGGAGATATATCGTCAATTATGCCGATTATCATTGAGAGGTAATGTCATGGATAAAGTAAAAAGAAAACCAACCCATCCGGGTACTATTTTAAAGGAAGATTATCTTGTTCCTTTAAAGATCAGTGTTACGGAAATGGCCGAGAAATTGGGAGTTTCCCGTAAGACACTTTCCAGGATATTAAATGAAAAGAGTTCAATCACCCCTGATATGGCCCTGCGATTGGCATGGGCATTTGATACCACACCGAAGTTATGGCTCAATCTTCAGCAAAATATTGACCTGTGGAATGCGGAACATGCATCGACAGGTTGGAAACGCGTCAGGCAGCTTCCTTTTCAAGTTCTTCATCCTGCCTTATGACATTGAACCCGCAGCTGTGGAAATAGGGAAATAGGGGACGTAGCCGGGTAGGTCCGCTTGAGTGCAACGAAAGCAGACGGTTCTTTGCCCGGATTGTCTGATTTCGTTGTACTCAATCAAGCCCTATGTGTCTGCGCAATGACGATAATGCACAGGCCGGGGTGATTATTCGGCATTCGGCATTCGGCAGGGGGCGGATCCCCGTGTCCGCCCTGTTCATCCGCCATCCCGGTATGTTCCAACAGGGCAGGCACAGGGGCCTGCCCCTACGAATCCACGGTGTATCCAATAATTCGCCATGTCATACAACCCGGACATCCAACACCGCCGTTCCATCCGCCTGCGACGTTACGATTTGCACAGGATCATTGATATGCAGCCTTGCCAGCGTGTTGCACATGTGCTACGCTAAAGCTACTATGAAAACTGCAACCATACATGCTCGCATTGAGCCGGACACCAAAGAGAAAGCCGAAAAGGTTCTCCGAAAACTCGGACTTACTCCCACCGAGGCAATACGCATATTCTACCGCCAAATTTGCCTCGGTAACGGACTGCCTTTCCCTGTCGAAATCCCGAACAGGCGTACTGCCGAAACTCTGGAAAAGAGCCAACGAGGCGAGGAAGTGGAGGAGTTTGACAGCCTTGACGATATGTTTGACACTTGGCCCTTATGAGAAAAGTTTCTCAGACGCGCCAGTTTTCAAGGGATTTGAAACGAGTCGCCAAGCGGGGAAAGAATCTGGATAAGCTCAAACGGGTTGTGACTCTCCTTGCAAAGGACCAACCGCTTGAACCGAGGCACAGAGATCACGCCCTGACTGGAAACTGGAAGCATTCTCGTGACTGCCATATCGAACCGGATTGGCTTCTGATTTACACTTTGGGTGACGAGTCGTTGCGCTTGGAGAGAACAGGCACACATAGCGATCTGTTTAAGAAATAGGATTTTCCAGCATTCTCCCCCCCTTTCTCTCCTGCCATCCAGTCGGCTTCAACCAAGGCAGCCGCCTGCCCCGATAATCTGTGGTGCATAACGTTGTAAGGGCACGGCATGCCGTGCCCTTACAATAACCGCCCTTACTCGCCCGCGCCTCTACGGAATAACGACGGAAACACAGGGTTTCGTCAACAAACGCCCATGCCCTGCAACCCGGATATCCATTATCATTGTTCCATTCATTTGTCACAATGGCCGATTATTCATAATGTGACCACATCCTGAGAATATGCACGACATGTTGATCTGGATCAACGGAATACACCAGTCGATGCTGAATGTTTATCCGGCGTGAATAAAACCCGTTGAGATTACCCACCAATTTTTTGTATGCCGGATAGCGGATAAAAGGATCCTCCTGCAGAAGCTGTAAGAGGCGTTCCGCTTTTGAACGCAGCCCAGCACGGCGTAGCTTTTTTGCATCCTTGACGGCCTGGGTCGATAAAATAACCTTCCATTTCACCACTCAAGATCCTCAAGCGATGTTCCGTCCTCAAGCGGTTCGCGGGCCGCTTCCTGAATACTCTCCGCCATGCCGGGAATTTGGTTGAGGTACACTGTTTCCGCCATTGCATGCCAGTCTTCTTCACCAAGCACGATGAAATTTTCTCCGTTGCGTCGGGTAACCCGTAATACCTCATGATTTTCAATGCACCGGTCAACTTCCGGCTTTAAATGCTGCCGAAAACGGTTCGCTGTTGTTTCTCTCATAGCTTTTGCCTCCAATCTGAAATGAAAAAGCAGTATTGCTTTACAGTACTGCTTTGGGTGAAATTTGTCAAGAAAGCGCGAAAAAGGGGACAGATTTATTGTGCGGCCGGGCAAGGTCGTGTAATCAAGCGGGTGTAAAGCCCGTCCCGGAAGGTTGGCCAGCCACCGGGTAGCAAGTCTTTGGAGGCTCTATGGTAACATAATGTTTTAAGCGTAAGATAGCGAGCAGATAGGCCGTAAGTCAGAGGTTGAAGGGATTGAGCCCCGTAATTGTCGCGTTGGGAAGGACGACACTG is from Candidatus Electrothrix sp. GW3-4 and encodes:
- a CDS encoding transposase, which codes for MPCPYNAPTYPTPFMLSTMKYNPDIQHRRSIRLRGYDYSQAGAYFVTICVHHRECLFGEITNRIMRLNDAGKIAAQCWQDIPVHFSHAALDEWTVMPNHVHGIIVMADTAGRHTACRGTACRAPTHRAPTKEQFGKPVSGSFPTVARSFKSAVTKYINILRNTPGNKLWQPNYWEHIIRNETELHRIREYIHNNPARWREDALHPDQPPFPGETREPSPPYGHEAWML
- a CDS encoding CopG family ribbon-helix-helix protein; this encodes MLTEILKSIQYIRRILFNFMELTTMATVPFSLRIDPSTKALLEQEAKRGDRTPSYLANKAIKNFLQARTAKRKAINEAIKKADKGAFVSEEAVDAWVDSWGTENELPVPEPDIFPDT
- a CDS encoding type II toxin-antitoxin system RelB/DinJ family antitoxin, whose product is MCLRNDDNAQAGVIIRHSAFGRGRIPVSALFIRHPGMFQQGRHRGLPLRIHGVSNNSPCHTTRTSNTAVPSACDVTICTGSLICSLASVLHMCYAKATMKTATIHARIEPDTKEKAEKVLRKLGLTPTEAIRIFYRQICLGNGLPFPVEIPNRRTAETLEKSQRGEEVEEFDSLDDMFDTWPL
- a CDS encoding IS110 family transposase; translation: MHHEYILGIDVAKAKLDIALRRPDGKFRSKVVPNTPDGFKTLSEWLRKQGADSVHACMEATGIYHESVAEFLADTGHTVSVVNPARIKAFGAASMSRTKTDKKDARLIAQFCAEKRPSVWEPPSETLRELRALVARRDALEAMKTQENNRKHVARPAVLEGIEKHLEYLANEIEHIDSEIKRKIDDDPDLKKQRKLLDGIPGLGTKTIPVLLSFFGGVLRFDNARQAAAYAGLDPKQHQSGTSVRLKPRLSKMGHVLLRKSLYMPAMVAVTRTDWGRAFKARLSANGKAPKVIICAMMRKLVHVAFGVLRSGEPFNAALHNAA
- a CDS encoding type II toxin-antitoxin system RelE/ParE family toxin — encoded protein: MQVKFLASSLNDLKWFRYYYESVFPQGLEKAQKQFHSTKGLIKESPYIGHVIQDNNILEFSIPNIPFSFIYRIKGEVIEILRVWDERQDRARLS
- a CDS encoding type II toxin-antitoxin system YafQ family toxin gives rise to the protein MRKVSQTRQFSRDLKRVAKRGKNLDKLKRVVTLLAKDQPLEPRHRDHALTGNWKHSRDCHIEPDWLLIYTLGDESLRLERTGTHSDLFKK
- a CDS encoding RHS repeat-associated core domain-containing protein, encoding METAYSYDPVGNRLSWETNDDLQTNTPFDAFYRTYEYNQANQMLAMENVAEKKNDDYAYEYSFDQNGNRINRQLIDRNGPQYGVDYSYDPENRLVLAQDYQIVGGGKKKEEPHRIDRAFTTLEYDGGGRRLVQHYDPKQGGNGVDKRDEYVFDGLDPVAEYNMLNGQRTDYYRGAGGHLALMHQFKGGTQGQMYWYHYNNKGDVAGLTKHNGNSHHNYRYDPYGAVLPENGNFTDPHNHYTLTGKEFDENTGLVWFGSRHYEPETGVWMGQDVYRGGLNSPMSLHRYGYVVNNPLTYYDYYGYYWGESVVNGVVDGTKSVAGAVGSGIASGYNSTKKGVIATAKAVDKYVVDPTADFIGNYVIEPTVEYLDRATSEENLVEMPGVQQGVATLFYVNALYSNVKETPTDLIFDANDNMSVNIESSSQYKKMIAAEVSIAEQKGKKCIDKTYYEEESINLRGANFLNQYAIGGTNRTTIKGEKMDSGEWSIETTIIDKYDFQKKSREKEGLAKTFINNFFGYYPQEFGILETYTNEFNIKSTVSAEN
- a CDS encoding HigA family addiction module antitoxin, with protein sequence MDKVKRKPTHPGTILKEDYLVPLKISVTEMAEKLGVSRKTLSRILNEKSSITPDMALRLAWAFDTTPKLWLNLQQNIDLWNAEHASTGWKRVRQLPFQVLHPAL